Proteins co-encoded in one Cataglyphis hispanica isolate Lineage 1 chromosome 4, ULB_Chis1_1.0, whole genome shotgun sequence genomic window:
- the LOC126848755 gene encoding protein bunched, class 2/F/G isoform — translation MADNVHRKSHKLSDGSNSRKISNPVHRTTTETIRLGEVDRLHQQQVTLIAPGNVQAGTIGGNQCNRKKTSSFQITSVTVGCRMSNDAGEDSNDDLDESHTEDNSVEHSRITDLDIETPSYSEDTFSKEDVFFNTSHAALSTAPVIPTSSQYGLAIVPSEGGNVSNSVNDSNINTLDITSVTDNNIINLLSSNVKQDSDLREVHSHGRNERFKVVKIESTEPFKRGRWTCMDYLDHTSVNQPTAIGTPKVSDPNEVCISYGVTDSGVVIPEAAKQSVVTDDKGINIDTNGPVSSHPDKVHSSIAVSSNPAQSVSSANYAVNNSIPPNVQHNPTQTQAKVQQPPTQQIPQYFQSQTQPIVTQQQQQQPPQGSQGSTLPSNLQAAHPNNLGQPQSMPQGSIPIITQTSNSTVTSQQNIPHSNEETYVTVSTQNQSLPVQNICQPVQQTSVSTSQTPNILVTQHQSDASCQQSLQTQNPTQMTQISEPLTAIQGMQGMQNIHKVPQTAQTSSTIHPSGTSVQSQVIASSTQQIQPQTSNSTAPVQITQVTTGCQNVVSGLQQGNITFHQSDPEQESISGIVANAATIQSADATLLESSLAEVTQGSDEHRTLEDNESMSGTSAVAIDNKIEQAMDLVKSHLMFAVREEVEVLKEKIAELMDRINQLEAENSILKAHATPETLAQLSQSTAKLPQNSSGSGQ, via the exons ATGGCAGATAATGTGCACAGAAAATCGCACAAGCTGTCGGATGGTAGTAACAGCAGGAAGATATCGAACCCGGTTCATCGCACCACCACGGAGACGATTCGTCTGGGTGAGGTAGACAGGCTGCACCAGCAGCAGGTTACTCTGATCGCCCCGGGTAACGTGCAAGCGGGAACGATCGGCGGGAATCAGTGCAATCGGAAGAAAACGTCGTCCTTTCAGATCACCAGCGTCACCGTAGGCTGCCGCATGAGCAATGACGCCGGCGAGGATTCCAACGATGACCTGGACGAATCGCACACGGAGGACAATTCCGTGGAGCACTCGCGCATCACCGACCTCGATATCGAGACGCCGAGCTACTCCGAGGACACGTTCTCCAAGGAGGACGTCTTCTTCAACACGAGCCACGCCGCCCTCAGCACGGCACCGGTGATCCCCACCAGCTCACAATATGGCCTGGCGATTGTACCCTCCGAAGGTGGGAACGTCAGTAATTCGGTTAACGATAGCAATATCAATACTCTGGATATTACATCCGTCACTGACAACaacataatcaatttattgtcGAGTAATGTTAAGCAGGACTCTGATCTGCGAGAAGTTCACTCCCATGGTAGGAATGAAAGATTCAAAGTGGTCAAGATTGAAAGTACAGAGCCATTCAAGAGAGGACGGTGGACCTGCATGGATTACTTGGATCATACATCTGTCAATCAACCGACAGCTATTGGTACTCCAAAGGTATCCGATCCAAATGAGGTGTGCATATCTTATGGAGTCACTGACAGCGGAGTTGTTATCCCAGAAGCTGCGAAACAATCCGTAGTGACTGATGATAAAGGAATCAATATTGACACTAATGGACCGGTATCGTCTCACCCGGACAAAGTGCATTCGTCGATTGCTGTTTCGAGTAATCCTGCACAATCGGTTTCGAGTGCAAATTATGcagtaaataattcaataccTCCCAATGTACAGCATAATCCTACGCAAACCCAAGCTAAAGTGCAGCAGCCGCCTACGCAACAAATCCCGCAATATTTTCAGTCTCAAACTCAACCGATAGTCACtcagcaacagcaacagcaaccTCCGCAAGGGAGTCAAGGATCTACATTACCCTCCAATTTGCAAGCTGCTCATCCTAATAATTTAGGGCAACCTCAGAGTATGCCCCAAGGTTCTATTCCTATCATAACTCAAACTAGTAATAGCACGGTGACATCGCAGCAGAACATTCCTCATTCAAATGAGGAAACATATGTTACGGTGAGCACGCAGAATCAATCCTTACCAGTGCAGAATATTTGTCAACCGGTGCAGCAAACTTCAGTCTCGACCTCTCAAACACCGAACATTCTCGTTACCCAGCATCAGTCGGACGCTTCCTGTCAGCAGTCTTTACAAACGCAAAACCCAACGCAGATGACCCAAATTTCCGAGCCACTAACTGCCATACAGGGGATGCAAGGCatgcaaaatattcataaagttCCTCAGACGGCGCAAACCTCGTCGACGATTCATCCCTCTGGAACGTCGGTGCAATCTCAAGTGATCGCATCTTCGACTCAGCAGATACAACCGCAGACATCTAATAGTACTGCTCCGGTGCAAATTACGCAAGTTACAACTGGTTGTCAAAATGTCGTGAGTGGACTGCAGCAAGGAAACATTACATTTCATCAATCTGATCCCGAACAAGAATCTATCTCTGGTATTGTTGCTAATGCTGCTACCATACAGTCGGCCGACGCAACTCTTCTGGAATCATCATTGGCTGAAGTGACACAAGGCAGCGACGAGCATCGTACTCTCGAAGATAATGAAAG tatgtCGGGGACAAGCGCTGTGGCAATTGATAACAAGATTGAACAAGCTATG GATCTGGTTAAAAGTCATTTAATGTTCGCGGTACGAGAAGAAGTGGAAGtactaaaagaaaagatagcTGAACTTATGGATCGTATCAATCAATTGGAAGcggaaaattcaatattaaaagcaCATGCAACTCCAGAAACGTTGGCTCAATTAAGCCAATCGACAGCGAAATTACCCCAAAACAGTTCAGGAAGTGGTCAATAG